One part of the Arabidopsis thaliana chromosome 4, partial sequence genome encodes these proteins:
- the ABCD1 gene encoding peroxisomal ABC transporter 1 (peroxisomal ABC transporter 1 (PXA1); CONTAINS InterPro DOMAIN/s: ATPase, AAA+ type, core (InterPro:IPR003593), ABC transporter, N-terminal (InterPro:IPR010509), ABC transporter-like (InterPro:IPR003439), ABC transporter integral membrane type 1 (InterPro:IPR017940), ABC transporter, transmembrane domain, type 1 (InterPro:IPR011527), ABC transporter, conserved site (InterPro:IPR017871); BEST Arabidopsis thaliana protein match is: ABC transporter family protein (TAIR:AT1G54350.1).) — MPSLQLLQLTERGRGLVASRRKSILLAAGIVAAGGTAVYLKSRVASRRPDSSRLCNGQSDDDETLEKLTATDQNAKITTKKKKGGGLKSLQVLTAILLSQMGKMGARDLLALVATVVFRTALSNRLAKVQGFLFRAAFLRRAPLFLRLISENIMLCFMLSTLHSTSKYITGALSLRFRKILTKIIHSHYFENMVYYKISHVDGRITHPEQRIASDVPRFSSELSDLILDDLTAVTDGILYAWRLCSYASPKYIFWILAYVLGAGTAIRNFSPSFGKLMSKEQQLEGEYRQLHSRLRTHSESIAFYGGETREESHIQQKFKNLVSHMSHVLHDHWWFGMIQDFLLKYLGATVAVILIIEPFFSGHLRPDDSTLGRAEMLSNIRYHTSVIISLFQALGTLSISSRRLNRLSGYADRIHELMAVSRELSGDDKSSFQRNRSRNYLSEANYVEFSDVKVVTPTGNVLVEDLTLRVEQGSNLLITGPNGSGKSSLFRVLGGLWPLVSGHIVKPGVGSDLNKEIFYVPQRPYMAVGTLRDQLIYPLTSGQESELLTEIGMVELLKNVDLEYLLDRYQPEKEVNWGDELSLGEQQRLGMARLFYHKPKFAILDECTSAVTTDMEERFAAKVRAMGTSCITISHRPALVAFHDVVLSLDGEGGWSVHYKRDDSALLTDAEIDSVKSSDTDRQNDAMVVQRAFAAARKESATNSKAQSYQTQLIARSPVVDKSVVLPRFPQPQTSQRALPSRVAAMLNVLIPTIFDKQGAQLLAVACLVVSRTLISDRIASLNGTTVKYVLEQDKAAFVRLIGLSVLQSGASSIIAPSLRHLTQRLALGWRIRLTQHLLRNYLRNNAFYKVFHMSGNSIDADQRLTRDLEKLTADLSGLLTGMVKPSVDILWFTWRMKLLTGQRGVAILYTYMLLGLGFLRRVAPDFGDLAGEEQQLEGKFRFMHERLNTHAESIAFFGGGAREKAQMVDKKFRALLDHSLMLLRKKWLYGILDDFVTKQLPNNVTWGLSLLYALEHKGDRALVSTQGELAHALRYLASVVSQSFMAFGDILELHKKFLELSGGINRIFELDEFLDASQSGVTSENQTSRLDSQDLLSFSEVDIITPAQKLMASKLSCEIVSGKSLLVTGPNGSGKTSVFRVLRDIWPTVCGRLTKPSLDIKELGSGNGMFFVPQRPYTCLGTLRDQIIYPLSKEEAEKRAAKLYTSGESSTEAGSILDSHLKTILENVRLVYLLERDVGGWDATTNWEDILSLGEQQRLGMARLFFHRPKFGVLDECTNATSVDVEEQLYRVARDMGVTFITSSQRPALIPFHSLELRLIDGEGNWELRSIEQTTE, encoded by the exons ATGCCTTCACTTCAACTATTGCAGTTAACTGAGCGGGGTCGGGGTCTTGTAGCGTCAAGACG GAAATCTATACTGCTTGCGGCTGGGATTGTAGCTGCTGGTGGAACTGCTGTTTACCTGAAATCAAGGGTCGCTTCCCGGAGGCCTGATTCTTCGCGTCTTTGCAATGGTcagagtgatgatgatgagactTTGGAAAAGCTGACTGCAACTGATCAAAATGCAAAGATAACcacgaaaaagaagaaaggaggagGATTGAAGTCTCTTCAGGTTCTGACTGCTATTCTTCTCTCTCAGATGGGAAAAATGGGTGCCAGGGATCTTTTGGCACTAGTCGCCACCGTG GTTTTCAGAACAGCTTTGAGCAATAGATTGGCAAAAGTGCAAGGTTTCCTTTTCCGTGCTGCTTTCTTAAGGCGTGCGCCACTGTTTCTACGGCTCATCTCCGAGAATATTATGTTGTGTTTCATGCTATCAACATTGCACTCTACTTCAAAGTACATAACTGGGGCATTGAGTTTGCGATTCAGAAAGATATTGACCAAGATTATCCATTCACACTATTTTGAG aatatggtatattacaaaatatcaCACGTGGATGGTCGGATTACGCACCCTGAACAAAGAATTGCCAGCGATGTACCAAGATTCTCCTCAGAGTTGAGCGATCTTATACTGGATGATTTGACGGCGGTTACTGATGGAATTTTGTATGCATGGCGCCTGTGTTCATATGCTAGTCCAAAATACATCTTCTGGATACTG GCCTATGTACTGGGGGCTGGGACGGCGATAAGAAacttttctccttcttttggGAAATTGATGTCCAAGGAACAGCAGTTAGAAGGAGAGTACCGGCAACTTCATTCACGCTTAAGGACTCATTCGGAAAGCATAGCATTCTATGGTGGGGAAACCAGGGAAGAATCTCATATACAACAAAAGTTCAAGAATCTTGTTAGCCATATGAGTCACGTGCTTCATGATCACTGGTGGTTTGGTATGATCCAAGATTTTCTGCTGAAGTATCTTGGGGCCACAGTTGCAGTTATTCTgattatcgaaccattcttctCTGGGCATCTAAGACCTGACGACTCGACCTTAGGAAGAGCTGAGATGCTTAGCAATATAAGATATCACACTAGTGTCATTATATCTCTCTTTCAGGCGTTGGGAACACTTTCTATAAGTTCCAGGCGGCTCAACCGACTCAG TGGTTATGCTGACCGAATCCATGAGTTGATGGCTGTCTCAAGAGAACTCAGTGGTGATGATAAATCGTCTTTCCAGAGAAATAGAAGCAGAAATTATCTAAGTGAAGCTAATTATGTAGAGTTTTCCGATGTCAAG GTTGTTACTCCAACCGGAAATGTTTTGGTGGAGGATCTCACCCTTCGAGTTGAGCAAGGGTCTAATCTTCTGATTACAG GTCCTAATGGAAGTGGCAAGAGTTCCCTTTTCCGAGTATTAGGAGGTCTATGGCCCCTGGTGTCTGGACATATTGTGAAGCCAGGAGTTGGTTCTGATCTTAACAAGGAGATCTTCTATGTGCCGCAACGGCCTTATATGGCAGTAGGAACACTTCGTGACCAGTTAATATATCCTCTTACTTCTGGCCAAGAGAGTGAACTGCTCACTGAGATTGGAATGGTGGAGCTATTGAAAAAT GTTGATCTAGAATATTTATTGGATCGCTACCAACCTGAAAAAGAGGTTAATTGGGGTGATGAATTATCTCTTGGAGAGCAACAGAGATTGGGTATGGCCAGACTATTCTACCACAAACCCAAATTTGCAATTCTAGATGAATGCACAAGTGCTGTCACAACTGATATGGAAGAACGCTTTGCCGCTAAGGTTCGAGCTATGGGAACTTCTTGCATAACAATCTCCCATCGTCCAGCGCTTGTTGCATTCCATGATGTTGTTCTGTCATTAGACGGTGAAGGAGGATGGAGTGTTCATTACAAGAG GGATGACTCTGCCCTTCTGACGGATGCTGAAATTGATTCAGTGAAAAGTTCAGATACAGATCGGCAAAATGATGCGATGGTTGTTCAACGAGCGTTTGCTGCAGCTAGAAAG GAATCTGCTACTAATTCAAAGGCTCAGTCGTACCAGACACAGTTAATTGCAAGATCACCTGTTGTAGATAAAAGTGTAGTGTTGCCTCGTTTTCCTCAACCTCAAACATCCCAAAGGGCTTTACCATCAAGAGTAGCTGCAATGTTAAACGTGTTG ATACCCACTATATTTGACAAGCAAGGAGCTCAACTGCTTGCTGTTGCTTGCCTTGTCGTCTCAAGAACGCTGATCTCTGACCGAATAGCCTCTTTGAATG GGACCACTGTGAAGTATGTCTTGGAGCAAGATAAGGCAGCCTTTGTTCGTTTGATTGGTTTGAGTGTTCTCCAAAGTGGTGCATCTTCTATAATTGCTCCTTCACTAAG GCATTTAACGCAAAGGCTAGCGTTAGGGTGGAGGATTCGTTTGACTCAACATCTGCTAAGGAACTATTTGAGAAATAATGCGTTTTACAAG GTTTTCCACATGTCAGGCAATAGTATTGATGCGGACCAGAGACTCACTCGTGACCTGGAAAAGTTAACCGCTGACTTGTCTGGACTTCTTACTGGAATGGTAAAGCCATCGGTTGACATTCTCTG gTTCACCTGGAGGATGAAGTTACTGACTGGTCAGAGGGGAGTTGCCATACTTTACACATATATGTTACTTGGTCTTGGTTTTCTGAGACGTGTTGCTCCCGATTTCGGTGATCTAGCCGGTGAAGAACAGCAGCTTGAAGGGAAGTTTCG GTTTATGCACGAGAGGCTGAACACTCATGCTGAATCTATTGCATTCTTTGGAGGTGGAGCTCGAGAAAAGGCT CAgatggttgacaaaaaattcAGGGCCCTACTGGATCATTCTCTCATGCTCTTGAGGAAGAAATGGTTGTATGGCATACTTGATGATTTTGTGACAAAGCAACTTCCCAATAATGTGACGTGGGGATTGAGTTTATTGTATGCCCTAGAACACAAGGGAGACAGAGCACTTGTCTCCACTCAAG GTGAATTGGCACATGCATTGCGGTATCTAGCTTCTGTTGTCTCCCAAAGCTTTATGGCTTTTGGCGATATTCTTGAACTACACAAGAAGTTCCTGGAGCTCTCTGGTGGTATTAACAGAATTTTTGAGCTCGATGAGTTTTTGGATGCTTCTCAGTCAG GTGTTACctcagaaaatcaaacaagtcGTTTGGATTCTCAAGATCTACTTTCCTTTTCGGAGGTGGATATCATTACCCCTGCTCAGAAATTGATGGCTAGCAAGTTGTCGTGTGAAATAGTTTCAGGGAAAAGCCTGCTCGTCACAG GTCCAAATGGTAGTGGAAAGACTTCAGTATTTAGAGTCCTTAGAGATATCTGGCCCACTGTATGTGGAAGACTTACCAAACCATCATTGGATATCAAAGAACTTGGGTCAGGGAATGGCATGTTTTTTGTCCCGCAGCGACCTTATACATGTTTAGGGACACTGAGAGATCAAATTATATACCCTCTatctaaagaagaagcagagaaaagGGCAGCAAAGTTGTACACCAGTG GAGAGAGCTCAACAGAAGCTGGAAGCATTCTGGATTCTCATTTGAAAACCATTCTGGAGAATGTTCGGTTAGTTTATCTCTTGGAAAGAGACGTAGGTGGTTGGGATGCTACTACCAATTGGGAAGACATATTATCTCTTGGAGAGCAACAGAGATTAGGCATG GCACGTTTATTCTTTCACAGGCCGAAGTTTGGAGTCCTTGATGAATGCACAAA TGCGACGAGTGTTGATGTTGAGGAACAGCTCTATAGAGTTGCACGAGACATGGGAGTCACTTTCATAACCTCATCACAA CGGCCGGCTCTGATCCCATTCCATTCCTTGGAGCTAAGGCTGATTGATGGAGAAGGAAACTGGGAGCTCCGTTCGATCGAACAGACAACAGAGTGA